The genomic segment GAAGTGTACATCCTTTGCGCTGGCCAGGAATGCAGGTTTGGTGGTAGCAGCCACCCAGGTATCGCCACCATCTGTGGATTTATAAACCCATCCTTCTTCATCTAAAACTACCGCTTCGGTAGAAGAAAGGATATGAACGGCTGCAAGGTCATTGGGGGTAAAAACTTCATCCAGTATCCATGGCGAGGTGCCGTCGCCCTTTAAAAGCGTTCCATTATCACCCACAATGATCATGTCACCATCGGGAAACCGGTCAATATCCTGCAAGGATTCGCCGGTTCCACTTGATATCTGAAACCAGGAAGCGCCGCCATCAGTAGTTTTTATTACGAACCCGGCGCCATAACCAAAGTAACCAACTTGAGAAGATTCGAAGGCCGGAACGGTACTGCTCAAATATCCAGGCTTTTGGCCACGTGATATAAATGATTGGGTCCAGGTAAGACCCGAATCAGAAGAAAAATACATATTCCCTTCCAGTCCTGCAGCTACTATATTTTGCGAACCCGAAACTGTGATAGCGTAAACTCCGTCAGGAATTACCTCATCCAGATCAGTCCAGGTTAGACCTCCATCCGTGGAACGGAACATTCTGTCGTCATAGTCAGGATAATTGCCGCTGCGCCCCCATGCCAGGACAATATCCGCTGAGACAACCACAAGATACTTGCGCTCACGGGCTGAATCAACTGAGCTCCAGTTAAGCCCGCCGTCGGTTGAGCGGATAAAAGTGTCATCAGCGATTCCAATGGCGATGTTGTCTGATAGAAATGCAATATCCGTAGGATTACCTGAATATACGGAGGCAAAGTTAGAACCTCCATCAGTGGTTCGGTAAATGGCGGTATTGGATATTCCAAGTCCGGTTGTGCCGTTAATAAAGTCGAAGGCATGAATTTCATTTGGCGAAACTACCCAATTCATTCCACCATCGTAACTGATATATTGTCCGAAATTACCGGCGGCCAATCCAAAAGAGGCAGTATAAAATTCCATGAAATACGTTGATCCCAGGGATGGGATTTGAGTCCAGTTGGTACCTCCATTGGTGGTTCGGTATTGTTCGTTGCCAAAAGCCCAACCGTTGAGGTTGTCATAAAAAAACAATCCATAGAAAGAGCTACCTAAACTTGCAGGAACATCAAGCTGAACCCAGGTAATCCCACCATCATTTGATTCAAACAGGGAACCGCCATTATCAAATGAATCATCTTCGGTTGCTAGGAATACCCTGTCTGTTGCGGGCGCAGCAGTACCTCTGATATCGAGGTGAGTGGGGACGGGGCTTTGCGTTGTCCACTGTGCACTAACACTTGTTGTTAAAATAGCCAGGGTGAAGGTTAGCAGATAATACAAATTGTGCGATGGGTAAAATCCGCAACCTCCGGTTTTTTGAGGAGTAGTTTTCTTAAACATGTGATGATTTTTCTCGTTATTTTGAATCTATCTAAATAAAACACGGGAATTATCCTTTTGTTCTGAGCTGGATTTTTTTTGAACCGTGTAAGAATGTGTAATTATATTGCTAATCATTACAATACTTCCATTTCGAATTGAAATTTGATATTATATCGTCTAATAAAATATGAGACTTTCATCAACAGTTGCGATTAATTCTTTTTCTCAACAATAAGTCTGTGGAGATCCAACCCAGGTTAAGAAAAACGCAGGAATAGAGGCAGATAAGATTATTATTTCAGACTAAAGTAGCCCGACAAAAGCTCTCCGGTAAGGTCTGGATCAGCTTACTAATACTGTGGAATCAGGCTTTTTGAACGATTCTCAGAAACTTGACAATGTGATAAAAAAATGAGCTGAATAGGCAATACACGATCACTCAGGATTTTCGTGCATCAACAGTTGGCTCAGAATATCATCTGTTTTCATCTCAAACACATCAATAATCACTTTTGCCTGATTGTAAAATTTTTCTCTTTCGATCAGGTGGCTTGTTACCGTTTCCAGCAACTCTTTTTTATCAAGCCCCTTCAGCTTTGGCCTCCGGTAACGGAAAGGTGAGTTGCTGAGGCGGCTGGCAAGTACTGCCGGCGGAAGTTTTAGGTAAACGGTAGTTCCATTACGGTTCATCAAATCTATATTATTGAAGAAACAAGGCGTGCCTCCACCTGTTGAGATCACAATTTTGCCGTGTTTTTCAATTACTTCCTTCAGCACTTCGTGTTCAAGCTTGCGAAAGGAATCTTCGCCGTAGCGTTCAAAAAATAGAGTGATGCTTGTACGGAATTTTTGCTCGAAATATTCATCCAGGTCAATGAAATCCAGCTTCAACTTGTTTGCAAGTCTCTTGCCAAGTGTGGATTTCCCGCTACCCATATAACCGGTTAAGAATATTCTCATCAGCTTTCAGTGAAAGGGTAAAAATAGCAAAAAGCACTCGTCTACGTTTGTATGTGCCGGAATTGTGTAATTTTAATTTTTGAACCAGCAACCAGAACAACTGTATGACAACCATATGACAATTGTATGACCCAAATCGAGTAACCAGCAACCAGTAACCATTAACCAGCAACCAACAACCACTCATCCTCCCATGCCACTAAAAAACATTTTAGTAAAATACTGGGGCCATTCAGCTTTCAGGCCTTTGCAGGAAGAGATCATTCAATCTGTTCTGGATGGGAAAGATACGCTTGCATTGTTGCCGACAGGAGGAGGTAAATCCATCTGCTTCCAGGTTCCTGCCTTGGCAAAAGAAGGCTTGTGTTTGGTGATCACACCTTTGATTGCACTTATGCAGGACCAGGTTGAAAATCTCAAGCGCAAAAATATCAATGCCGTAGCAATCTACAGCGGGATGCACCGCAACCAGATCGAA from the Bacteroidales bacterium genome contains:
- a CDS encoding shikimate kinase gives rise to the protein MRIFLTGYMGSGKSTLGKRLANKLKLDFIDLDEYFEQKFRTSITLFFERYGEDSFRKLEHEVLKEVIEKHGKIVISTGGGTPCFFNNIDLMNRNGTTVYLKLPPAVLASRLSNSPFRYRRPKLKGLDKKELLETVTSHLIEREKFYNQAKVIIDVFEMKTDDILSQLLMHENPE